One genomic segment of Catalinimonas alkaloidigena includes these proteins:
- a CDS encoding acyl-[acyl-carrier-protein] thioesterase — MPLSTPSLVHQQHFTVRSYDVDFQRHLRTDVLCGFFQEVASEHALKLGVGYQQLDEQQLFWVLSRLLLQITKLPRWHEEIIIETWAKGTDRLFALRDFVVRNGQGEILIQATSYWLMLNANSRRPVRPDSFFARLKHEAHAIDEPIEKLESTKAKLSYTEIARYTELDHNQHVNNIRYVSWMLNSFPLDFFSQHELQTLQINFQSELREGDSVEIYRHEIQAEKFLISGYRQGEEQASFNGKLQWRRK; from the coding sequence ATGCCTTTATCAACGCCCTCTCTGGTGCATCAGCAACATTTTACAGTACGCTCTTATGATGTGGATTTTCAGCGCCACTTACGTACAGATGTGCTGTGCGGCTTCTTTCAGGAGGTAGCCAGTGAGCATGCGCTTAAGCTGGGCGTAGGATACCAACAACTGGATGAGCAGCAGCTATTCTGGGTGCTATCCCGCCTCCTCTTACAAATCACAAAGCTTCCAAGGTGGCATGAGGAAATTATCATTGAGACCTGGGCCAAGGGCACCGACCGCCTCTTTGCCCTGCGAGATTTTGTAGTACGTAATGGGCAGGGTGAAATACTCATTCAGGCTACTTCTTACTGGCTGATGCTGAATGCTAATAGCCGTCGCCCTGTTCGCCCGGATAGCTTCTTTGCCCGATTGAAGCATGAAGCACACGCAATAGATGAGCCGATAGAGAAACTGGAGAGTACAAAAGCAAAGCTTAGTTATACGGAAATTGCCAGGTACACCGAGCTGGATCACAACCAGCATGTGAACAACATTCGCTATGTAAGCTGGATGCTCAATAGTTTTCCGCTGGACTTTTTCTCTCAACACGAATTACAAACCTTGCAGATCAATTTTCAATCTGAACTGAGAGAAGGGGACAGTGTAGAAATTTACAGGCATGAAATACAGGCAGAAAAGTTCCTGATCAGCGGTTACCGCCAAGGCGAGGAGCAGGCCAGTTTCAATGGGAAGTTGCAGTGGAGGCGAAAGTAA
- a CDS encoding aminotransferase class IV, whose product MLESICVENGEVQLLHYHEQRMNRSRKDLWGLNKEISLSGIISPLLSKYAQGLYKCRVLYQHEVKQLEFVPYQRPQINSLKKVYSHEVDYTYKYAERESLTSLFQQKGECDDILIIKKDVVTDTYFANILFSQGGRWYTSEQPLLNGVQRQFLLDQGTVKEKQILEKDLGQYSHFKFVNALNPFDLSPSQPISRIF is encoded by the coding sequence TTGCTTGAATCTATCTGCGTAGAAAATGGAGAAGTCCAACTGCTCCACTATCATGAGCAGCGCATGAACCGCAGCCGTAAAGATTTATGGGGCCTCAATAAGGAAATTAGCCTATCGGGAATCATTTCTCCTTTGCTCAGCAAATATGCTCAGGGTTTATACAAATGTAGAGTGCTCTACCAGCATGAGGTTAAGCAGCTAGAGTTTGTGCCTTACCAGCGTCCCCAGATTAATAGTCTTAAGAAAGTATACAGTCATGAGGTTGACTATACTTATAAATATGCTGAGCGAGAGTCGCTGACTTCACTATTTCAACAAAAAGGAGAGTGCGATGATATTCTGATCATCAAAAAAGATGTGGTGACGGATACTTATTTTGCCAATATCCTTTTTAGCCAGGGAGGCCGGTGGTATACCTCAGAGCAGCCTTTGCTGAACGGCGTACAGAGACAGTTTCTGCTGGATCAGGGAACCGTGAAAGAAAAACAGATTTTGGAGAAAGATTTAGGGCAGTACAGCCATTTCAAATTCGTCAATGCTTTGAACCCATTTGATCTATCCCCTTCACAGCCGATCAGCCGGATTTTCTAA
- a CDS encoding aminodeoxychorismate synthase component I codes for MVKQMYHEEKQRCRQRMNTLGANGTPFLFAIDFLIKKPIIIPLQEIDRGQLLYNFDGRTNASHSSAATELKPLVFEKFPVDFATYQRSFNTVMHHLKAGNSFLVNLTLPTPIAINRSLVEVFYQSKARYKLWYKDQFVVFSPESFIKIRGREISSYPMKGTIDSSIPNAQEKLLSDPKEMAEHVTIVDLIRNDMSYFASDVQVKRFRYVEEVETYRGKLLQVSSEICGQLAENYREQLGDILMSMLPAGSISGAPKPKTLEIIREAEGYERGHYSGVMGIFDGQNVDSAVMIRFIEKQGRQYVYKSGGGITARSRAETEYQELIDKVYVPFA; via the coding sequence ATGGTTAAGCAAATGTATCATGAAGAAAAGCAGCGGTGCAGGCAGCGGATGAATACCCTGGGGGCAAATGGTACGCCCTTTCTCTTTGCGATTGATTTCCTGATCAAGAAACCTATCATAATTCCATTGCAGGAAATTGATAGGGGCCAACTACTTTATAATTTTGACGGTCGTACCAACGCTTCTCATTCATCTGCCGCTACGGAATTGAAACCGCTTGTTTTTGAGAAATTTCCGGTTGACTTTGCTACGTATCAGCGTTCTTTTAACACGGTAATGCATCATCTGAAAGCGGGGAATTCTTTTCTGGTCAACTTAACTTTGCCTACGCCCATCGCGATCAACCGTAGCTTGGTAGAGGTCTTTTACCAAAGCAAGGCACGCTATAAGTTGTGGTACAAAGATCAGTTCGTGGTTTTCTCCCCTGAGTCTTTTATCAAAATCAGAGGCAGAGAAATTTCCTCCTATCCCATGAAAGGAACGATTGACAGTAGCATCCCCAATGCCCAGGAAAAACTGCTGTCAGACCCTAAAGAGATGGCGGAGCATGTGACCATCGTGGACCTTATCCGGAATGATATGAGCTATTTTGCCAGTGATGTCCAGGTGAAGCGCTTTCGCTATGTGGAAGAAGTAGAGACTTACAGAGGTAAACTTTTGCAGGTGAGCTCGGAGATTTGTGGACAGCTTGCTGAAAATTATCGTGAGCAATTAGGAGATATTTTGATGAGCATGCTTCCGGCCGGTTCTATCAGTGGCGCCCCTAAGCCTAAGACACTGGAAATCATCCGCGAAGCGGAAGGCTATGAGCGTGGCCACTATAGCGGTGTGATGGGTATTTTTGATGGACAGAATGTAGACAGTGCTGTGATGATTCGTTTCATAGAAAAGCAGGGGAGGCAGTATGTGTATAAAAGTGGAGGGGGCATCACTGCGCGCAGCCGGGCGGAAACCGAATATCAGGAGCTAATTGACAAAGTGTATGTGCCTTTTGCTTGA
- a CDS encoding ADP-ribosylglycohydrolase family protein yields the protein MLGAIAGDIIGSVYEAAPIKRTDFPLFQPASTFTDDTVLTVAVADCLLNDKDYTASLQEYGRKYPDAGYGGNFMHWIFDKDPQPYNSWGNGSAMRVSPIGWAFDKLDQVLEEAQKSAAVTHNHPEGIKGAQATATAIFLARKGNSKSEIKAYIEENFGYDLGTTLVEIRPQYHFDVSCQGSVPQAIIAFLESKSFKESVRLAVSLGGDSDTQACIAGGIAEAFYGSIPADIAQEVVGRLPKDLRNITEKFKLRNT from the coding sequence ATGTTAGGTGCTATTGCCGGAGACATCATAGGCTCAGTCTATGAAGCTGCTCCTATCAAACGAACAGATTTTCCGCTTTTTCAGCCTGCCTCCACTTTCACTGATGATACGGTGCTGACGGTAGCTGTAGCGGATTGCCTCCTTAATGATAAGGATTATACGGCTAGCTTGCAGGAATACGGGCGCAAATATCCGGATGCCGGATATGGAGGCAACTTTATGCATTGGATTTTTGACAAAGATCCTCAGCCTTACAACAGCTGGGGCAATGGCTCCGCCATGCGGGTAAGTCCGATAGGCTGGGCATTTGATAAACTGGATCAGGTATTAGAGGAAGCCCAAAAAAGCGCGGCGGTTACGCATAATCATCCCGAAGGCATCAAAGGCGCACAAGCCACTGCAACAGCGATCTTTCTTGCCAGAAAAGGCAATAGCAAATCCGAAATCAAAGCTTATATTGAGGAAAACTTTGGCTACGATCTGGGCACAACGCTGGTAGAAATCAGACCACAGTATCATTTTGATGTAAGTTGCCAGGGTTCTGTACCGCAAGCGATCATAGCCTTTCTGGAAAGCAAAAGTTTTAAAGAAAGTGTGCGACTGGCGGTTTCGCTGGGAGGCGACAGTGATACCCAGGCTTGTATTGCCGGGGGTATAGCTGAGGCTTTTTATGGTAGCATACCGGCAGATATTGCCCAGGAAGTTGTGGGTAGGCTTCCAAAAGATTTGAGAAACATTACTGAAAAATTTAAGCTACGCAATACATGA
- a CDS encoding VCBS repeat-containing protein, with protein sequence MNIPCVTFLLLISFSTFAQQSWRMHTIDSTSFGADGTKLYHANEDNFADIICGWEQGNIARLYLNPANTELDWPFVEVPAPQVEDALLADLDEDGFADIVTLSEGKQQRITFHWAPADQVKYEQSEYWRSVDVPSTIGKTRWMFGMVMDVDGKNGLDLVVGSKDPNATLGWLEAPADPRDVAAWQFHEISPAGWIMSILSLDMDNDGWRDVLISDRYGDHRGVRWLKNPGNTQALKAHWKSHTIGLEEGEPMFLTHTEAGGIYAPDLKAGLLHFQRSAAGRWQADTIAYPDIAGSRGKAVSVGDINQDGTEDIALSFEGAENKNGVIWRDGKTQQFHPISSLEGIKYDLVVLIDMDQDSDLDVLTSEENNNSASEGGLGVVWYENPTY encoded by the coding sequence ATGAATATACCTTGTGTTACCTTCCTCCTACTTATTAGTTTTTCTACTTTTGCTCAGCAATCCTGGAGAATGCACACGATTGACAGCACTTCTTTTGGCGCTGATGGCACTAAACTGTATCATGCCAATGAAGATAATTTTGCAGACATCATCTGTGGCTGGGAGCAGGGCAACATTGCCCGCCTGTATCTAAACCCTGCCAATACGGAGCTGGACTGGCCTTTTGTAGAAGTGCCTGCCCCGCAGGTAGAAGATGCCCTGCTCGCCGATCTGGATGAAGATGGTTTTGCCGATATTGTTACGTTAAGTGAGGGAAAGCAGCAGCGCATTACTTTTCACTGGGCTCCGGCAGATCAGGTTAAATATGAGCAGAGCGAATATTGGCGGTCCGTAGATGTACCTTCCACCATCGGCAAAACGCGTTGGATGTTCGGCATGGTGATGGACGTAGATGGTAAAAATGGATTGGACCTGGTGGTAGGCTCCAAAGATCCGAACGCTACGCTGGGCTGGCTGGAGGCACCTGCTGATCCACGGGATGTAGCGGCCTGGCAGTTTCACGAGATCAGCCCTGCCGGCTGGATTATGTCTATTCTAAGCCTTGATATGGATAATGACGGCTGGAGAGATGTGCTTATCTCTGACCGCTACGGTGATCACAGAGGCGTGCGTTGGCTCAAAAATCCTGGAAATACTCAGGCGCTTAAAGCACATTGGAAAAGCCATACGATTGGTTTAGAAGAGGGCGAGCCTATGTTTTTAACACATACAGAAGCAGGAGGCATTTATGCTCCTGATTTAAAAGCAGGGCTTTTACATTTTCAGCGAAGCGCAGCGGGACGGTGGCAGGCCGATACTATTGCCTATCCGGACATAGCCGGAAGCCGGGGCAAAGCTGTGAGTGTAGGAGATATAAATCAGGATGGCACAGAGGATATAGCGCTTAGTTTTGAAGGGGCTGAAAATAAAAATGGTGTCATTTGGCGAGATGGCAAAACCCAACAGTTTCACCCCATCAGCAGCCTGGAGGGGATCAAGTACGATCTTGTAGTGCTTATTGATATGGATCAGGATAGTGATCTTGATGTGCTCACTTCAGAAGAAAATAACAACAGTGCAAGCGAAGGCGGCTTAGGTGTGGTCTGGTATGAAAACCCTACCTACTAA
- a CDS encoding tetratricopeptide repeat-containing sensor histidine kinase — MSFGRFYILLSIICIILSYNFSFAQKDTLSLLSEWNNQKLKPDFTSDTTSVLLLQQLAEQYMFDQPDSALVFCEEALKLAQQQGYKIGEMKVLYVLGKAYYIKGSYNMALENNFKALELSKELKDKAGYVRGLNTIGLVYIGQHNYSAALKELFNAAELNIALKDSAQLIKNYFNIGLCYDETSNYDSAIFYVKKVILIAKKIRDYRMIVMSHNRLGEIYFHMKKYTEALAYYQRVLQDTSYRSKWENSFAYAGTGQTYYALGKYQQCVNNALKGYEFARDMHAKWDMERALRILSDGYAALGNFGQAYHYHTLYKAYSDSLYSEAKEREINFLHLQQKEAENQQLARENQLQQQENRLSKLIIIIISIVSLFFIIAASFIYRNNRQKHQLNKLLIERNADIASQKEKIAEQNEELSALNNTKDQLFSVISHDLKSPFASIMGTFELIGEGLLDTREQKMVLKELHRKVSSVSEMLNNLLYWANSQQKGISAVFLKVNLPVVVDSILAVSNILAHEKKVCIQHASDRSKFIYADPDHVKIILQNIIGNAIKFTPAGRDIHLFYSEDDTYFAVHVKDSGVGIPSDKLDKIFVETGQSISSRGTNREKGTGIGLMLVKQFVHGNNGKLEVRSKPGEGSEFVVYFKKYIGQKVMGELEAYSKSG, encoded by the coding sequence ATGTCATTTGGTAGATTTTACATCTTGCTCAGTATTATTTGCATAATATTATCGTATAATTTCAGTTTTGCCCAAAAAGATACGCTGTCACTTTTGAGTGAGTGGAACAATCAAAAGCTAAAGCCTGATTTTACCTCTGATACTACTTCCGTATTGCTTCTTCAGCAACTTGCTGAGCAGTATATGTTTGATCAACCCGACAGTGCGCTTGTTTTTTGCGAAGAAGCTCTGAAACTGGCTCAACAACAAGGGTACAAGATAGGTGAAATGAAAGTCCTGTATGTTTTGGGGAAAGCATATTATATCAAAGGATCCTATAACATGGCTTTGGAAAATAATTTCAAGGCTTTGGAGTTGAGCAAGGAACTGAAAGATAAAGCTGGCTATGTAAGAGGTTTGAATACAATCGGCCTGGTTTATATCGGGCAGCATAATTACAGTGCCGCTCTTAAAGAACTCTTTAATGCGGCAGAGCTCAATATTGCGCTAAAGGACAGTGCCCAGCTTATCAAAAACTACTTTAATATAGGGCTTTGCTATGACGAAACCTCAAACTACGACAGTGCGATTTTTTATGTAAAAAAAGTAATTCTGATAGCAAAAAAAATCAGGGATTACCGCATGATTGTCATGAGCCACAACAGGCTGGGAGAGATCTATTTCCATATGAAGAAGTATACAGAAGCCCTGGCCTACTACCAGAGAGTTTTGCAGGATACCTCATATCGCAGTAAATGGGAAAATAGCTTCGCCTATGCTGGAACGGGGCAAACCTATTACGCGCTGGGAAAGTATCAGCAATGTGTGAATAATGCCTTAAAAGGCTACGAATTTGCTCGCGACATGCATGCCAAGTGGGATATGGAAAGAGCATTGCGGATACTCTCGGATGGCTATGCTGCCCTGGGAAATTTTGGTCAGGCGTATCACTACCATACACTCTACAAGGCTTACAGTGATAGTTTATACAGCGAGGCTAAGGAAAGGGAAATTAACTTTCTGCACTTACAGCAGAAAGAAGCAGAAAACCAGCAACTCGCGCGCGAAAACCAATTACAGCAGCAGGAAAATCGTCTGAGCAAACTCATTATTATCATTATCAGCATAGTAAGCCTATTCTTCATCATTGCAGCCTCTTTCATTTATCGCAATAATCGGCAAAAGCACCAGTTGAATAAGTTGCTGATAGAAAGAAATGCAGATATCGCTTCGCAAAAAGAAAAAATAGCTGAGCAAAATGAGGAGTTAAGTGCCTTAAATAATACCAAAGATCAACTATTTTCAGTTATCAGCCATGATCTGAAAAGCCCTTTTGCCTCAATCATGGGAACCTTTGAATTGATAGGAGAAGGCTTACTTGATACTAGAGAACAAAAAATGGTGCTCAAAGAACTTCACCGAAAAGTTTCAAGTGTTTCAGAAATGCTAAATAACCTTTTGTATTGGGCTAACAGTCAGCAAAAAGGAATCAGTGCGGTATTCCTGAAAGTAAACTTACCAGTAGTAGTGGATAGTATTCTCGCTGTGTCAAATATTCTGGCCCATGAGAAGAAGGTATGCATTCAGCACGCCTCAGACCGTTCCAAATTTATTTATGCAGACCCGGATCACGTAAAGATTATTTTACAGAATATTATTGGCAATGCTATCAAGTTTACTCCCGCCGGAAGGGACATTCACCTCTTCTACTCTGAAGACGATACTTATTTTGCGGTACATGTAAAGGATAGTGGTGTGGGCATACCTTCTGATAAGCTGGATAAAATATTTGTGGAAACCGGCCAAAGCATTTCCAGCAGAGGCACTAATCGGGAAAAAGGTACAGGCATAGGGCTGATGCTGGTGAAACAGTTTGTTCATGGCAATAATGGAAAGCTGGAGGTCAGGAGTAAGCCAGGAGAAGGGTCGGAGTTTGTCGTATATTTTAAGAAATATATCGGACAGAAAGTGATGGGAGAATTGGAGGCATACTCTAAAAGTGGATAA
- a CDS encoding SDR family NAD(P)-dependent oxidoreductase — protein MEHQGRTAIVTGGSKGIGAASVEVFAREGANVIILDVDEAQGNDVASKAGEKVVFIKCDVSKEQEVKAAIAKGVEKFGQINYLVSNAGIQRYSTVTETSEEEWDLVMDINLKSAFLCAKHAIPHMQKIGKGVVVNVSSVQAMISQGNVCPYVTSKTAMIGLTRSIAVDYGPQVRCVAVCPGSVDTPMLRWGFEQSPDPEIPYQECVDMHLTKRIAQPIEVGEFIAYLCSDKAAFMTGQAYRIDGGLGVMIPGSKR, from the coding sequence ATGGAACACCAGGGCAGAACAGCCATTGTGACCGGTGGCAGCAAGGGAATAGGAGCTGCCAGCGTAGAAGTTTTTGCAAGAGAAGGTGCCAATGTCATCATTTTAGATGTAGATGAGGCCCAAGGCAATGATGTAGCGTCTAAGGCAGGAGAGAAAGTTGTTTTTATCAAATGCGATGTTTCTAAAGAACAGGAGGTCAAAGCTGCGATAGCCAAGGGCGTTGAAAAATTCGGGCAGATCAACTACCTGGTCAGTAATGCAGGGATACAGCGTTATTCTACCGTAACGGAAACCAGCGAAGAGGAGTGGGACCTGGTTATGGATATCAACCTAAAGAGTGCTTTTCTCTGTGCCAAACACGCTATCCCCCATATGCAAAAAATTGGTAAAGGAGTAGTAGTAAATGTTTCCAGCGTACAGGCTATGATCAGTCAGGGGAATGTTTGTCCTTACGTGACTTCCAAGACCGCTATGATCGGGCTTACCCGCAGCATTGCGGTAGACTATGGTCCTCAGGTACGCTGCGTGGCTGTCTGCCCAGGCTCTGTGGATACGCCCATGCTGCGTTGGGGCTTTGAACAGTCGCCTGATCCGGAAATTCCCTATCAGGAGTGTGTAGATATGCACCTGACCAAGCGTATTGCCCAACCCATTGAAGTTGGAGAGTTTATCGCCTATCTGTGCAGTGACAAAGCGGCTTTTATGACCGGGCAGGCCTACCGAATTGATGGCGGGCTGGGTGTGATGATACCAGGAAGTAAAAGATAA
- a CDS encoding SMP-30/gluconolactonase/LRE family protein — protein sequence MEIRLNQVSELVGGLDHVEGVAVHPDGHIWAGGEAGQVYKVAPDGSHVEEVSNTGGFVLGIAFNPTAEWLAVCDNKQHCVWKYELSSGKLTKFAEGAEGHQFNIPNYPVFDSQGNLYVSESGAFRQKTGKILRFGVDGKHEIWHAGPFNFANGLAISPDEQTLYVACTWLPGVERIPILRDGRAGERSVFVTLPQTCPDGLAFDAEENLYVSCYAPNRIYRVTPQQEVQQLVDDWEGHTLSNPTNIAFGGPDFDQLYTSNLGRYHINQINFGVKGAPLACHKLASGQPLFQ from the coding sequence ATGGAAATCCGACTTAACCAAGTTTCTGAGCTTGTAGGAGGCCTGGACCATGTAGAAGGGGTGGCTGTACATCCGGATGGGCATATCTGGGCAGGAGGAGAGGCAGGACAAGTTTATAAGGTTGCCCCTGATGGCAGTCATGTAGAAGAAGTAAGCAATACCGGAGGCTTTGTATTAGGAATTGCCTTTAACCCTACCGCTGAGTGGCTGGCAGTCTGTGATAACAAGCAGCACTGTGTCTGGAAATATGAGCTAAGTAGCGGTAAGTTGACTAAGTTTGCCGAAGGCGCAGAAGGGCATCAGTTTAATATCCCAAATTATCCGGTGTTTGATAGTCAGGGAAACCTTTATGTAAGTGAGAGCGGGGCTTTTCGGCAAAAGACAGGAAAGATTCTCAGGTTTGGTGTTGACGGCAAGCATGAAATATGGCATGCGGGACCATTTAATTTTGCCAACGGTCTGGCTATATCTCCCGATGAGCAGACCCTCTATGTAGCCTGTACCTGGCTGCCCGGTGTTGAGCGTATTCCTATCCTCCGGGATGGTCGTGCGGGTGAGCGCTCGGTTTTCGTGACTTTACCGCAAACCTGTCCTGATGGTTTGGCTTTTGATGCTGAGGAAAATTTATACGTTTCTTGCTACGCTCCTAACAGAATTTACAGAGTTACGCCTCAGCAGGAAGTTCAGCAGTTGGTAGATGACTGGGAAGGACACACTCTCTCTAATCCCACCAACATTGCCTTTGGAGGTCCTGACTTTGATCAATTATATACTTCAAATTTAGGAAGATATCATATTAATCAGATTAATTTTGGCGTGAAAGGCGCTCCTTTAGCTTGCCATAAGTTAGCCTCGGGGCAGCCTTTATTTCAGTAA
- a CDS encoding PQQ-dependent sugar dehydrogenase: MNSLNSGLCFNFILTLLVLVAFTQCQQNSNLPPSDPENGGLYLPDGFEAVVLVDSLPARARHLAVRDNGDVYVKNRFSDGKSSITALRDTDQDGKADIIQTFGETHRERGYGTSMRIHNDYLYFSTELMVYRYALDTDDLVPTSEMEVVLTDDHEHGMHEHIAKPIAFDNEGYLYVPFGAPSNACQDPKRTPNAPGIDPCPQLADHGGVWRFDANKTNLTQADGEMFSTGIRSVVAMEWNPLDENLYLVMHGRDDLLRLWPQKFSSWESALLPAEEFLKVTQGSDFGWPYCYYDQMQEKKVLAPEYGGDGNKVGRCSDCDDPIMGFPGHWAPNDLFFYTGEQFPERYKQGAFVAFHGSTNRAPYPQSGYIVAFIPFENGAPSGDFEIFADGFAGVDPIVNVSDAIYRPMGISMGPDGSLYIGETEKGKIWRVMYKGDKNVFGKTQLASMEERKSLSHIRTPDEIEDNLDRGVAVEGAKLFNTYCATCHQRNGQGDSQRFPTLVGTRWVLGDKKELIEVVLNGLEGPIEVKGKPYNSLMPQHSFLSDEDVAQVLTYVRQNFGNKASEVSTEEVSAVRKTLQKE, translated from the coding sequence ATGAATTCCCTGAACTCTGGCTTGTGCTTTAATTTTATCCTTACGCTTTTAGTGCTTGTTGCTTTCACCCAATGTCAGCAAAACAGTAATTTACCTCCCTCTGACCCCGAAAATGGTGGTCTTTATCTGCCCGACGGCTTTGAAGCAGTGGTACTCGTGGATAGCCTCCCCGCTCGAGCCCGGCATCTGGCAGTACGGGATAATGGCGATGTTTATGTCAAAAACAGATTTTCAGACGGCAAGTCTTCCATTACAGCTTTGCGTGATACCGATCAGGACGGGAAGGCAGATATCATTCAAACCTTTGGCGAAACCCATCGGGAAAGAGGCTACGGTACCTCGATGAGAATACATAACGACTACCTCTACTTTAGCACTGAGTTGATGGTCTATCGTTATGCCCTCGATACCGACGATCTGGTGCCTACGAGTGAAATGGAAGTTGTACTCACTGATGATCATGAGCATGGTATGCATGAGCATATTGCCAAACCAATCGCCTTTGATAACGAAGGTTATTTGTATGTTCCTTTTGGTGCTCCTTCCAATGCCTGCCAGGACCCTAAAAGAACGCCCAACGCTCCCGGAATAGACCCATGCCCACAGTTGGCAGACCACGGAGGAGTATGGCGTTTTGATGCAAACAAAACCAACCTTACCCAGGCAGATGGAGAAATGTTTTCTACCGGAATCAGAAGTGTGGTGGCGATGGAGTGGAACCCGTTGGATGAAAACCTTTATCTGGTCATGCATGGCAGAGATGATTTGCTGCGCTTATGGCCTCAGAAATTCTCATCCTGGGAGAGTGCTTTACTTCCTGCTGAAGAGTTTTTAAAAGTTACTCAAGGTTCTGATTTTGGCTGGCCCTACTGTTATTATGATCAGATGCAGGAGAAAAAAGTACTGGCTCCCGAATACGGAGGAGATGGTAATAAAGTAGGCCGCTGCAGCGATTGTGATGATCCTATTATGGGATTTCCCGGCCACTGGGCCCCTAATGATCTGTTTTTCTATACCGGTGAGCAGTTTCCTGAACGTTATAAGCAAGGTGCTTTCGTGGCTTTTCATGGTTCTACCAACCGAGCCCCTTACCCGCAATCAGGTTACATCGTCGCCTTCATCCCTTTTGAGAATGGCGCGCCAAGCGGAGATTTTGAGATTTTTGCCGATGGCTTTGCCGGAGTTGACCCTATTGTCAATGTAAGTGATGCGATTTACCGCCCAATGGGCATTTCCATGGGACCCGACGGATCTTTGTATATTGGAGAAACTGAAAAAGGAAAAATCTGGCGTGTGATGTACAAAGGGGATAAAAATGTGTTTGGAAAAACCCAGCTGGCCAGCATGGAAGAAAGAAAATCTCTATCCCATATCAGAACGCCCGATGAGATAGAGGACAATCTGGATAGAGGAGTGGCGGTAGAGGGAGCCAAGCTATTCAATACCTACTGTGCTACCTGTCATCAGCGCAATGGGCAGGGCGATTCTCAGCGTTTTCCTACCTTAGTAGGCACCAGGTGGGTGTTGGGAGATAAAAAAGAGCTGATTGAAGTAGTTTTGAATGGTCTGGAAGGGCCTATAGAAGTAAAAGGAAAGCCTTATAATAGCCTGATGCCTCAGCACAGCTTTCTGAGTGATGAGGATGTAGCCCAAGTGCTAACTTATGTGCGACAGAACTTTGGAAATAAGGCCAGTGAAGTAAGTACGGAAGAAGTAAGTGCCGTAAGAAAAACTTTGCAAAAGGAATAA